CCAGGATTTGAACTCTCGAATCTCTAAGTAGTCCCCACCCCTCATCTCCAAGCCCGAAACAAACTTAGTTTGGCTTTCTGGCCACTTGTGCATTTATTATAGCATAGACAAAAATACTGAAGATACAATGAGATAGCCTGTCTAATGAGGAACATGTGCCTTATTCACCTTTGTATCCTGACACAGTCAGTTAAATGGCTTAATAACCAAAGGCTCTGAAAACAAGCCAGGGGTTGCTTCGTAAAAGGTGGGGATCTTTAGTCTATAAAGAGGCAAATTAAGAAACATACTCTTGAGCTCATAATAAGGCAGCCTAGCAAAGTGGGGAAATCATGGAATAAGGAGTCAGGAACCTAATATTCAGCCCTACCCTCACCACCTACCATACCCTTGAGAAAGTTATTCCCTATCcacaaaatatttactctttcaaAAGCCTTCAAAACAGCCTCTATGTTCCCCATCTGTTCTTTAACTATCATAAAAAActtgttaaaagtaaaaaaaatttctagtatTTTCAATCATGTAGCCAACCACGTACAGGTTCAAATCTCTGGAACAATGCCTGGTAGTAGAATGGAGTATATGATGGGAGCTAGGGTCTACTAATTGAGAATCTTGTTTGAAAGCCTTTTGTGTTACTTTGTCCCCATTTGTGTAAATGGGGATATAAACTGCATTTCATGAAGTTGTTTTGGGATTAAATGATACTCTGTGCTTAGACTACTCAGGCTCAAAAATGTTAAATGCGACCTCACTGCTTACAAAATTCTAAGGGTTCTCTATTACCCACACAATAACACCCAAATTCCTAAACAAAGTAACACAAAAGGCTTTCAAACAAGATTCTCAACTAGTAAACCCTAGCTCCCATCATATACTCCATTCTACTACCAGGCATTGTTccagaaactgaagcacaggCTAAATAACCTGGACCACTTAACTGCGGAGGCAGTTTGGCTAAGCTGGTAACTGCTAACCCCAGGTTCCTAATGTTTATTTAACTCCCTATGCTAATGCAAAATCTGAGGATTCTGAAAACCTGTGTCAAACATTTCCAGGAAGTCTGAAAATCCTGATTTGTCAATCCTGACTTATTCCtaatgactcacagaactcactgGTTTCACAGTACAAAATCACACTGTTTACAGGTACCATTTTGCCACAAAAATGAGAGACACACATTTACTTATCAAATACTTAAGGCTACTATGTGCAAGGAATTGTATTACGTACTGGGGATGCATTAATGAACAAAACTATTGAGGGTAACAATTAATACAAACCTAGAATTATAGCTATGGGTCTAATAAGGGCTTGACACAGAGCATTACCCTGAGGCAATGTTTGTGCCAGAGCCAATATGGAAGTAAAGgtaaaaaaatctgtaaatggATGTTATAGAGAACTTAAGAGAGCTAATAATGGGCCAAAGAGTTATGAAAGAGAAGCGCAGCCCATGAAGAGCCACAAAGGTTTTTACTCTATCCTAAGGGCAAAGGAAATCCATGTTTTCATCCTGTCAGATTTACATTCCTAAGGAATTACTGTTTTTGGAGTACTGACAGACATACCTGTTAGGAGGTTCCTAAGGACTCCTTACCATAGAGGGTAACTTAGACAAGGTTGAGAAAAGGCGAACCAGGAAACAGGCAGAGAATTAAGTGACAGAATGCATAAAGGTGAAAAAAAGTTAATCATCATCATTAACTATTCACAACTCAAATTCCTCCCTCGATCTTCATGTTTATTAGTATAACTGACCACCTGTATCAGGCTGAGTAATTCAGTCCTGTCCATCATTCTTTGCAAACTAAAAAATGGGGAGAATGGCATAGATATTTGCAAAATTTGTCCTAAAATTCTAAttgtttcatactgttttctcaAGAGCTAATAAAACATGTGGTCAGACAAAACACCCATTAAGTTAAGAAGCAGTATATGTCATCCTAcctttagaaacaaaaaaattaaccatGACCTAAGTCCTCAAAATTTGAACTACTATATCCCAAAGAAGTTGAAATGGCAAGGTTACACCTACAGAAAGTGAAGACACATACTCAACCTCTAAGACTTATATTCTTATGTCATCTAACATTTGACTaaaggggggggaaaaaagctaCATTAGGATAACCCAATCTCAGTACGCTTTTCCAACAAAAATTAGaaggatttttaatttccaagttcTCGGAGAACACAAAATTAATGCAACATAAATTGAAAGATCTAATCAATAAATTTAACAAGCCAAATTAATTTTGTTACATAAATTAACCCATTTATTATAGGCTAGCAATGTTTCAAACGGCAGTGCTTCTACTGGTCTTTCAACTCCTTCAGTCTTCTGATGGCAGACTTTACTGTGACAGCAGAAGTGGtgctggaaagaaaaacaaagttggatcCAACATAATTAGCTACACTAACATGTGAAATGGCAAATGAGTAAATCCTGCCTCTTTTTTTTACATTACAATCTTAATGATGATATCTTTTAGCAAGTTAAGAGTTGTGTCTTCAGGGTTTTGCAGAATTAGGCAATCTCATGCATTTATTTAATCatgcagcattaaaaaaaaaaaaaaaaccaacagggaGGAATGAATGGTTCCAGGAGGCTGACCTAAACTCATAGAAAAGAATGGACAGAACGTCAGAAGAAACTAATAAATTCTAAGTTGGTATCATAAATGAGAGATATCAAGAAAACAGTATCTAAAGAACAGACTCGAGTATAATTTGGGAAGAAAGCTATGAAAGTGACTACATAAAGTTATACCAGAAGATTCTGGAACTATACCTGGAAAACCCATAACCATCACATAGGGTGGGTACAGGAATGCTAGTTCATTTTATCATCAcaaccaaaagaaagctaggtTTCATTTGCCTTTTTGACCTCATAAACCCACACAAGacacacatatatgaaaatgatcatttcaacaCCTCCCAATATTTTACACTGCTGCAGttttaaattaactaaaattaaaatttcaactcTTCAACCACACTAGCCTTATCATTTTATACATGGGAGGCTAGTGTACTACACCGCACACGTCTAGATACTGGCTAAAGGAAGAACACTTCAGCCTTTAAGATCAGCGACGAATTCCAAAATTAGAGATCTTCAAGGTGGCTTTCAATTCCAGAAATGGATTAACTCAAGAGTCCACTCAATCAATAACCAGCACAGGTACATTTATCTCAGCACCATCACCTGACCACTTGTCAGGGTCACAAAGCTGCTGAGGTCCAGCCAGTACTGTTGAGAACAGCAAAAGTGTAATGGTCTAGGTGGCCTCAAGTTTCCATATAGAGCAACAAGCTAATtgacttcatttttataaaatcagcTTGCAATACAAATCGAAGTTCAGTACAGATTCAGTCCCACTAAAGGACCTGTACGGTATCattgtgctcagtggggaccctttCAATTCTATGCAATTCTCAAGTCCTGTCACACTTTTCTATTTCAgcggttttcttttctttgaacacTGAACATAAACCATACTCTCAATGAgtcatgaaaaaaacaaacacattcttGTTGTCCCAGTCTTGTGAAGGGTTAAAACTAGCCAGTCCAGCGTCAAACCTGGAATTCTGAGGTGATCCACACACTTCAAAGATCACAAAGAAAGGGGACTCACTTGTAGGTCCAGGCGCCACCAGCGACGGTTTTCATGCAGGAGCCACAATGCCAGATCCCCACAGCTCGTCTTTTCATCTTGGTCTGCAAAAGACAATCAATTTTCCCTATGAATCAATAAAAGCAACATCCAGTAGTCTAAACTGCACTAGAAAATGGGTGtattttgggggcacttgggtggctcaggtcaggaccctcggggtcctgggatggaggctcaGGATCCCGGCTCGGCAGGGGggctgcgtctccctctccccctgctcctgctctgatttaaaaaaaaaaaaaaaaaaaaaactttaaaaaaagaaagaaagaaaatgggtgtGTTTTATGAGGTTCTTTGTGTTCCTAGTGCCCTACATTTTCTCCTGCAAAACCGGCACTCACCACGAAGCTACAGTGCCAGGATGGCAAAGACACCCCCACCAACAGGATTCCAGCACACCACAGACATACACACGCTACACGGGACTCTCTAGCAACGCCAGGAGACAAAACTGACAAGAGTCCTCTCCCACAAAGCGGGCTTGGCTTAGGCTGGGGCTCCTTGTCCAACGTGTGACCCCTCAGTCCCCAAGTGTAAACGGGAAGCAGTCCACCAAATCCAGCTACCAACAACCCAGCACACGATCCACAAACTTCCCTCAGGAGCCGGCTCACGTGCCGGAaagcctcccctccctctgcgccccgcccccgcccccatcttaCTTTGCCACAGAAGGAGCAAGTGTACTTGGCGTGCTGGCTTATCTCAATCTTCTTCACCATCTTCCTGAGGGAGGCACCATAACGGGTCCCGTATTTGCCCACGATTCCGACCTTCTTAGTGCGTTTAGCCTGTTCAGAGCCAAGAAAGAAACCAGCGATACTGGGACCCGCTGACAGagcctctgccagccactccccgCCCCAAACGCCGTTCCTCCAATCACCCCCAGCCGCTGCCGGGTCCTAGGTCCCCCTCATTCCATCCTGGCAAAATCAAAATCTGAGGCCAGAGCGGGCCCCGGGCTCCGACAGCACCCTGTTTCACCCGCTCGGATCGGCCAGGCGCTACCAAGCTGCCCCCGTCCTTCCGCCCCGGTCTGTGCCCGAGAGTGGCGGTCACGGCACGAAGGCCGAGGACGGCGCAGGACAGCAGACGCCGGGTGGGGGCAAAGACAGCAAGAAAAGGTCAGATGCAGGCGGATAGACCTGTAGGCCTCACCGCTACTAACACTCACCATGTCGACTCAAACTAGGTCTGAGCCCCGAGAGGAAGAGACTCAGTGCGCAAGCGCAGTTTTAGGCGAACGGGCGGAAGTGGCGAGTGGGAGGCCCAGCTAGGAACTGAACTCTATGCTCGGGAGGTCTCTTCCTCCCGGCTGCCTTCCGTggggaaggttttttttgttttctgtattgaaGATGTTTATTGTTTAAGCAGgctaaatagaaataaaattatttatcacAGGCTTATTGCTAGGTATGGAAGGAGATCAGTTTGTTACTTAATTAACTGGCTTCTGGTAATATTAGACCGGTATTTCTCAAAATCCAGTCCCCCGAACATTGCATTTTCAGTTTTCTGCCATACCGGGATTGActgttttatcatttatttaaaaactgagtcactttttagaaaatttaacgAAATGAAGCTTCGTCCTAAGCCAGAACTATCTATGGAATCCAGGGCGTATGTCTTATGTGAGTGTTTTTCCGAGTACACATTAAAATTGACACATAAATACTCAAACGAAAAACGTCCAGTGATGAAGCTGTTGATATTAATCCCCacagtacattttaaaaacattacagaaaatttcaaatacagacaaaagcagaaaaagtataataaaggcacacctttcaaaatataataactacatcccttctttaaaaaatgcttcatgCACTGACTTAGGGAGATTATTTTTATgttctaattaaataaatacacattttcacctattaaattatatattgtattcctTGGCATTAACATTCTTGCCTGTACATACTGAAAACATTAACCTTTCGGTAAAAACTACATCAAGAAGAATGATGCCTGGAGACACAGCAAGCACCTTGTTTTACACACCACTGCAACTGTGCAAACACATCTACCCACTGGGAAAACAAGATGTGCTCAAACTCTCCCAGTTCCACCAGAACCTCCAAGTACCCTCTGCTTCTACAGGGTGAAGAATGGCAAGGGATGGAGGGAGTAAGTCTCTCCTCCCTTAGGAGAGAAATACACTGCATATTGGGGATGATTTCTGGACGCTTCACCACCCAAATTATGTCCTGCTTCTAGAAAActacaaataaaagcaaaatatattccTACCAGTGCAAACAAATGGGATTAGTGGAAGAAGAGTTGAGAAACAAGCATTCCAATGGTCCTCCTCAAACTGCACGTGCAGTTTGAGCAGAAGTGGGGTTCCCCTGCCCTGGGTGAGTGCGTAAGCATGGCCAGCTTGCAATCTCTAAGGTGAGCCCTCCTGGGCTGGCTGGGAGCCCAGTTCAGATCATCATTTAGGAAATTGaccacctcctccccctcccatctCCTGGGTAGCCTCCTACATCTCTTCCCTTCAGGGGgtctgagagagagcaagagaaggtaGAATGCCCAAGTAAGAATGCAGTAGAGTGCCTGAAAAATGAGACACTCCATAATAGGAGGAAATTGTTCATGCTCAGAGCAATTTTCTCAAAACTgaacaattttctttaaatagcaAGCTTGAGGATGTGCAAATAGCACTCTCATGAAATCAGTTCTAAGTGGCTTCAGAGAACTGTGGACAAAGTCTCAATTTGTCTTATCTGTGGGCTAATAAATCCCCAACCCCATTAGAAGACCATCAGGTGTACAGATGAACTGTAATATGTACCCATAAAATCTTAGTAAAAATCTCTGCTGAGTCACAAAATTCACTTTTGCCCTTAAAAAGATAAGTTAAAAGTTGTCTCTAGAGGTGAGTTCTTTTAGCTGTTGAGCCAACCAGTTGTCTTTGGGGTATATGGAACATTTGATTCTTGAAGGAAATCTGAGGGGCAAACGTCATCCACAATTGATCTCATGCTGGAGACCAAAGGGTTTATCTGGGAGCCCCAGGTTCCATGCTGTTCCTTCGCTTTGTGCCCAAAGAGCTCTTGTGCCCAAAGTCCTTCACGGAAGGGCCTGGTGGCCAAGGGCAAGAGTGAAGTCTGCACACAATGTTAAGAGCACTGTAGGTTGCCTCCACAAGGGGCAGTAGACTCAGCTAGGGGAAGGGGAGCCCTGAGGCCAACTCCTAAACACCTAGAAATAATCAGGTATCTGAAAAGAATTCAGTATGTGGATtcattccttcttctcttctctccacaaatttactttaaattcatcattttcattgtttgccttttgttttaaTGGACATTTCACAGGTAATGTACCCATCAGCATGGGTGTTACTTGGTAACTCTTAAAAGAGATAAGATAAATCAATATGAAACAATGACCAAATATATTATGTGAAATGAGACAGTTCTAATATGAAGAGTTTCATTccatttttgaagaaataattctatgtatatgtatgtatttacatgcATTGGGAATAAATTACCTATGGCTCCAtcctaaattatttatattagttATTACCTGTAAGAAGCAGGGCTAGAAGTACAAGGGATGAGAATGCAgggctttcatttttttacttatacattttaatttttattattttattttattttattatttcatttattatttcatttttaattttttattattgttttaagattttatttatttatatatttaagagagagcatgagcgggaggaggggcaaagggagagggagcgggACAAGggactccaccctgagcacagagcctgatgcagggctccatcccacaacactgagatcataacctgagccaaaatcaagagtcagacacttaaccgcttAATGGACTCTGCCACCCAGATGTTCCAATTGGTTAAATTTTACATCAAATTCATAATAGTGAAAAGAAAGCACTGCGGAGCCCTAGATGAagggacagtcttttcaataagcgATGCTGAGAAATGGCATATTCACATGGGGAAAAACTAACCTTGACCTTACCTCCATGTACAAAAATAAGCTGCAATTGGATTGTAGTTCTAAACATgaagaacaaaacaataaagCTTCTAGAATATATATTCACAACTTTGGGGGTTATGATTTACATGACTGTTTATTCTGTAATATTTTGTTAAGCTGTAAATTTgttttatgaattcatttttgtatgaTATTTCATCCTAGAAAAggggatttaaaaacaaagaggagGAGAGCCTGGCACTCCATAAGTCAGATAAATGGGTTGAGGTAGAGGGGTTGTGGGCAGAGGGTGTTGCAAAATCAAATAACTGTTGGCTGTCATAATATCCTGAACCCTGTGACTCACAGGCTTCTCGATGTTTTCTGCTATGTTTAGGAATCCATTTCCTTCCCTGGGACCTCACAGggaaagacaaaaccaaaactgcAGGTATGAGAGAGGGCTCCAACAAAATCTCTTTAAGCTTCCgtgccattttttattttttaaaccttgtAATCCTACACGTGGTAAGAAGTGAGAAGATAGGGCAGGAAATAAGGTTGGAATTATTTTCATCCCTTTTGCAGCTTAAATTTCACTTACAAAGAGCTTCAGAAAGCATCAaagtgccggggtggctcagctggttaagtgtctgccttctgagGCTCAGGACCCCAGGGTTTCCGTGaccagaggggagtctgcttctccctctatgcctCCCCCTTGCTCGTGCTCAtgcactcttgctctctttctctctctctaataaataaaatcttaaaaaaaaaaaaaagaagaagaagaagaagaagaagaaaaagaaaagcatcaagATTTCAATAGACAAGAATGCAAAGACAAGGCAAAACCCAGGAGTCAGCAGTGAGGGGACGGTGCCTCCAGCTCTGTTTCTTTCCAACCTAGAAAAAGGCTTGTGGGAAGCCAAGAAGGAAAAGACACACTATTAATTCGAGTACAAATGGATCAAGGCTTCCAGGATCACTTGCTCCCTCTAGCAGTCTCCCTGATGACAACCCCAGAGGCAGAAATTAACCAGGGTCGTTCAGGGAATAATGACCTTGGTGAGGGTAGGCAGAGCCAGCTCTGGTAGGCCTGGGGGACCTTTCCTAAAACCCTTTAAGAGGCCACCTAATCGCAGGGACAGGAAGTGGGATGAGATAGGCCCAGATTTTCTTCATTAGAACTGACATTTCCAGGAAACACAGCGGATGGTGGCAGGTATGTGTCTGGACTGAGCTGTgaagtaaaggaggaaaaagaatgaCTGCGGAAATCCTAGCTTAAACCCAAAAGCATTCACTCTCTATAAATAAGTCCAAGTGTCTTTTCTGAATCACACAGAAATGGCTGGATGGTTCTCAATAAATTCTAGAGCTACACTCAGCATGGCATAACAGAATATACAGGCTTCCTggtataaataaatatgctttggGGGACCTCAAGGACATCTCAGAGATGGCGAGTCTTTCTCTTCTAGAGCAGCTGAGACTGAGGTCTAGCTAGAGGCTTCGGACGGAGgctcaacatttatttatttataaatgtatttatagtgGAATAGTGGTTTCACACATGGACACCAAGTTGCAAGGACCAACGGCAAACCCTCCCAAGGGCAGGCATTGATCCGACACCTTGTGGCAGGGCCCAAGGTGAATAAAGcagagatttattcatttaacgaTGATCACCGATGCTCCCAAGCAACACTAGATAAATATGTCTCAAAATCACCTGTACCTTTCACTGTATTTCTGAAGCACACCCATTGCAGACTAACCACAGCTCTAGAGTAGAGAGGAACTCctaataaaaataaggaatgaGATGTTATGATCTCATTCTCCAAGACATTAAAGAACTTGACCAAACTCCAGCAGAGCTCATGAGAAAGCTGCACCCAATCTTCTTTGAGCGAGCAGCAGACGAGTCTCTGGAGACATCCACAGACTCACAGAAGAGGGCTTCGTAATGCTCCTCAAGCCATGTGATGTCAGGACAGAGAGCAGAGGCTGAGGCTAGGCTCTGGGGCAGGCGAGGAAGAAATGCTCCTTCCTATAACTCAGCATCTAACTGTCATCCAGAATCTTTCTGCTTCCTGGGCCTTAACTCATTCCACAGACTTCTCCCTAATGAGGGGACCGTGTTGTTTCCATCAATGAGTCACCAAGATTGCAAAAAATTCACTGCAAAAACCCCGTGAGCAACGTTGAGGTAGGATGTTAGCATTTCTTCTTTGCAGATTCTGTACCCATTGGGCCACCGCCCAGCAGGCCACCCAGGGCAGGATCATCTGTATCCTTCTCCAGATCTACACTGACGGCTGTGTCTGTGGCAGATTGATTATGGACTCCAACGGCAGCAACCATGAAGTGATGAAGTTGGCTTTCCAGAACACCTGCTCCTAAGGGAGCTTAGGACAATCTATTTGATGACACAGCAGCCATTGCTCTTAATTGCTCttagacaaatatttattttaaggggcCATTTGGAACAATGTTAGAGTAAACTTTAGAAAGACCCATTACTTGTCCTTTGGAAGCTTCCAAAGTCATAGCCACTAATATAAACAAACTGGTACagctaacaaaatttaaaaacaaaacagagagctgGAGGTGGTAAGAGAGTGTAAGACCACTTAGGGTGGCCGAGGGGAGGACCCAGACAAGCATTCTCTCTCAGGCCCGtgactctggattttttttttctaggtaacACTGGGTCATTCTTGTTTCAGGAGGTGATAGAGGAAATGGAAGGCCTAATTATCTGTGGAGATCTGGTACCATGGCAGAGCTTCTCAGAGCAGGATAAgctggcaggaagcaggctcagcTGCTAATAATCTCCACAGTCCTTTGCAAAAAGATACGAGCAGTAACTCATGGTCCTCAGACGTAGGTGTTCAGGCTGGATTTCCTGAGGAGCTCTGACCCTGCAGAGAAGCTCCCAGCAGTAGATCAATACAGTGATTAAAAGGAAGTTCTATAATCAAATGCCTGGTCCGACTGAGGAAGGCAAGAAGCCAGCCGGTTATTTGTCAAGACCAA
Above is a genomic segment from Mustela lutreola isolate mMusLut2 chromosome 3, mMusLut2.pri, whole genome shotgun sequence containing:
- the RPL37A gene encoding large ribosomal subunit protein eL43 isoform X1; protein product: MAKRTKKVGIVGKYGTRYGASLRKMVKKIEISQHAKYTCSFCGKTKMKRRAVGIWHCGSCMKTVAGGAWTYNTTSAVTVKSAIRRLKELKDQ
- the RPL37A gene encoding large ribosomal subunit protein eL43 isoform X2, producing MAKRTKKVGIVGKYGTRYGASLRKMVKKIEISQHAKYTCSFCGKTKMKRRAVGIWHCGSCMKTVAGGAWTYKKSLHST